In Devosia sp. 1566, a single genomic region encodes these proteins:
- a CDS encoding urease subunit gamma yields MNLTPREKDKLLISMAATVARRRLERGVKLNHPEAIALITDFVVEGARDGRPVAELMEAGAHVVNRDQVMEGIAEMIHDIQVEATFPDGTKLVTVHQPIR; encoded by the coding sequence ATGAACCTGACCCCGCGTGAAAAAGACAAGTTGCTGATCTCCATGGCCGCAACCGTCGCCCGTCGGCGGCTGGAGCGCGGCGTCAAGCTCAACCATCCCGAAGCCATCGCGCTGATCACCGACTTCGTCGTGGAAGGCGCGCGCGACGGGCGGCCGGTGGCCGAACTGATGGAAGCCGGGGCCCATGTGGTCAACCGCGACCAGGTCATGGAAGGGATTGCCGAGATGATCCATGACATCCAGGTGGAAGCAACCTTTCCCGACGGCACCAAGCTGGTTACCGTCCACCAACCGATCCGCTGA
- a CDS encoding urease subunit beta encodes MIPGEVITVPGDVELNAGAAVTVLEVANTGDRPVQVGSHYHFYEANAGLRFEREQARGMRLDIAAGTAVRFEPGQTREIRLIPLGGDRQVYGFRGQIGGAL; translated from the coding sequence ATGATTCCAGGTGAAGTCATCACCGTTCCCGGCGATGTTGAACTAAACGCCGGCGCTGCTGTGACCGTGCTCGAAGTGGCCAATACCGGCGATCGCCCGGTGCAAGTCGGCTCGCACTATCACTTCTATGAAGCCAATGCGGGGCTGCGCTTTGAGCGCGAGCAAGCCCGCGGCATGCGGCTCGATATCGCAGCGGGAACTGCCGTGCGCTTCGAGCCCGGGCAAACCCGAGAGATCAGGCTGATCCCGCTTGGCGGCGACCGGCAAGTCTATGGGTTTCGCGGGCAGATCGGCGGGGCACTATGA
- a CDS encoding urease accessory protein UreD, with the protein MKHSLTIEHSFPVLQRARGAGELRTKERAGATRIDTLCQEGCAKIRLPNTHGPHLEAVLINTAGGLTGGDQMAWTAQVAPEGKLLLTTQACERIYRSIGGAAQVQTRLEVGAGAHLDWMPQETILFEHSVLQRRIDIDLAPGATLTAVEAVLLGRDAMGETAAHATLNDQWRVRREGRLIHAEANRLTAEALPREGLSLLAGNRAFATILHVATSADAAEAQLARIRPSLADLGGTIAASVVGERLVIRALAPGGLALRRQIVPLLAQLSGTGSVPRLWHL; encoded by the coding sequence ATGAAGCATTCACTTACCATAGAGCACTCATTCCCCGTTTTGCAGCGCGCCCGCGGGGCCGGTGAACTCCGCACCAAGGAGCGTGCCGGGGCGACGCGGATCGACACGCTGTGTCAGGAAGGCTGCGCCAAGATCCGCCTGCCGAATACCCATGGGCCGCATCTGGAAGCGGTGTTGATCAACACCGCGGGGGGCCTCACCGGGGGCGACCAGATGGCGTGGACGGCGCAGGTGGCCCCCGAGGGCAAGCTGCTGCTAACCACCCAGGCCTGCGAGCGTATCTATCGCTCCATCGGCGGCGCGGCGCAGGTGCAAACCCGGCTCGAAGTGGGCGCGGGTGCGCATCTCGACTGGATGCCCCAGGAAACCATTCTGTTCGAGCACAGCGTCCTGCAGCGCCGCATCGATATCGACCTCGCGCCCGGCGCCACGCTGACGGCGGTGGAAGCGGTGCTGCTTGGGCGCGATGCCATGGGGGAAACCGCGGCCCATGCCACCCTCAACGATCAGTGGCGCGTGCGGCGCGAGGGTCGGCTCATCCATGCCGAAGCCAACCGGCTGACCGCCGAAGCCTTGCCACGTGAGGGCTTGTCGCTGCTCGCGGGCAATCGCGCCTTTGCCACCATTCTCCATGTTGCAACCAGCGCCGATGCCGCCGAAGCCCAGCTTGCCCGCATCCGCCCGTCCTTGGCCGATCTCGGCGGCACCATTGCGGCGAGCGTCGTGGGCGAGCGGCTGGTGATCCGCGCGCTCGCTCCAGGCGGGCTTGCGCTGCGACGCCAAATTGTTCCACTTCTGGCCCAGCTTTCCGGCACCGGCAGCGTGCCGCGCCTGTGGCACCTATAG